In Methanobacterium sp. Maddingley MBC34, one genomic interval encodes:
- a CDS encoding trans-aconitate methyltransferase (PFAM: Methyltransferase domain) — translation MRTSKDWNPELYLKFNEERTQPAKDLAARMHVENPEKIMDVGCGPGNSTNVLSSRWPESEIVGIDISVSMIESARKNYPDIKWRIEDATKLETEEKYDIIFSNATIQWILDQEKLIFDLVGMLESNGALAVQVPMYHKMPVSRAIKTVSLNERWKEQTNGASDAFTFHSSDYYYDILSANLKSINMWETSYFHIMHSHQSIVEMLKSTGIRKFLDTLDTQEEKIEFEKDVLKEITKAYPAQKDGNVLFPFKRLFFIGYK, via the coding sequence ATGAGAACCAGTAAAGATTGGAACCCTGAACTCTATTTAAAGTTCAATGAGGAACGAACTCAACCTGCAAAAGATCTCGCAGCACGTATGCATGTGGAAAATCCTGAAAAAATAATGGATGTAGGTTGTGGGCCTGGAAACAGTACCAATGTCCTTTCCAGCAGATGGCCGGAAAGTGAAATAGTTGGAATAGATATTTCAGTGTCCATGATAGAATCAGCAAGGAAAAATTATCCGGATATCAAATGGAGAATTGAAGATGCCACTAAACTGGAAACTGAAGAAAAATATGATATTATATTCTCAAATGCCACCATCCAGTGGATTCTTGACCAGGAAAAATTAATATTCGACCTGGTTGGAATGCTGGAAAGTAACGGTGCTCTGGCAGTGCAGGTTCCAATGTACCATAAAATGCCAGTAAGTCGTGCAATAAAAACTGTTTCATTAAATGAAAGATGGAAAGAACAAACTAACGGAGCCAGTGATGCTTTCACATTTCATTCCAGTGATTACTACTATGATATCCTGTCAGCTAATTTAAAATCCATCAACATGTGGGAAACATCCTACTTTCATATAATGCATTCTCACCAGAGTATTGTTGAAATGCTTAAAAGCACAGGAATTAGAAAGTTTCTGGATACACTGGATACCCAAGAAGAAAAAATTGAGTTTGAAAAAGATGTTTTAAAAGAAATTACAAAGGCATACCCTGCTCAAAAGGACGGAAATGTACTTTTTCCATTTAAAAGATTGTTCTTTATCGGATATAAATAA
- a CDS encoding Protein of unknown function (DUF3194) (PFAM: Protein of unknown function (DUF3194)) yields MRKLTDPEMESISESAAVAAENYIFSKISKKEVLDMEVRVEFHEEEGLDVDVEVELFLDELSKAEDSLADESAEAALEEIDRQIEKLSE; encoded by the coding sequence TTGAGAAAATTGACTGACCCGGAGATGGAATCAATCTCCGAATCTGCAGCAGTAGCTGCAGAAAACTATATTTTTTCCAAAATATCCAAAAAAGAAGTCCTTGACATGGAAGTAAGGGTTGAATTCCATGAAGAAGAAGGACTTGATGTGGATGTTGAGGTAGAATTATTCCTGGATGAACTATCCAAAGCAGAAGATAGCTTGGCTGATGAGTCAGCTGAAGCTGCCCTGGAAGAGATTGACAGACAGATTGAGAAGCTGTCTGAGTAA
- a CDS encoding prefoldin, beta subunit, archaeal (PFAM: Prefoldin subunit~TIGRFAM: prefoldin, beta subunit, archaeal), whose product MEMPQNIQHQLAQFQQMQQQAQAITMQKQNVDMQIKEAEKALEELEKVDDNAEVYKTAGTLLIKMPKPELTEDLTEKLETLQLREKTVKRQEERVMKRLQEMQESLQNAMQMQQQPGLGN is encoded by the coding sequence ATGGAAATGCCCCAAAATATCCAACATCAACTAGCACAATTCCAGCAGATGCAACAGCAGGCCCAGGCCATAACCATGCAGAAACAGAATGTTGATATGCAGATAAAAGAAGCTGAAAAGGCCCTTGAAGAACTGGAAAAAGTGGATGATAATGCTGAAGTTTACAAAACCGCTGGAACCCTGTTAATTAAAATGCCTAAGCCTGAACTAACTGAAGACTTGACCGAGAAACTGGAAACCCTCCAGTTAAGGGAAAAAACAGTTAAAAGACAGGAAGAAAGGGTCATGAAACGGTTACAGGAAATGCAGGAATCCCTGCAGAACGCCATGCAGATGCAGCAGCAGCCAGGACTCGGCAACTAA
- a CDS encoding hypothetical protein (PFAM: Transcription factor Pcc1), translating to MRIKALKQVESQIELEFPSREDAEIVLRSIEPEIRGSPSERTSTDIECQRNILKITITAKDTTSLRASLNSYLRWVMLSKQILELKEFTLD from the coding sequence ATGAGGATAAAAGCTCTTAAACAGGTTGAAAGCCAGATAGAACTTGAGTTTCCTTCTCGTGAGGATGCAGAAATTGTTCTAAGGTCAATTGAACCTGAAATAAGGGGATCACCATCCGAGCGAACCAGTACTGATATTGAATGTCAGAGAAACATTCTAAAAATCACCATCACTGCAAAGGATACTACTTCACTTAGAGCATCCCTGAATTCTTACCTGCGATGGGTAATGCTTTCCAAGCAGATTTTAGAATTAAAAGAGTTCACATTGGATTAA
- a CDS encoding putative exosome subunit/U3 small nucleolar ribonucleoprotein (snoRNP) (PFAM: Brix domain) produces MLITTSRKPSQRTRTFCRGLERALKARCVNRGKMSLRDVFLKAKEMEADRVVVVSERDGNPNLMDFYHNGEFFISLVITVDFSLPNGRMKKDNLHIRCEVDELRDIFPEIFAIPLEEPQEYSDENLILIRTSKSRPLIEFFDGKGLATGPRIYLQGWKMVGDEDKSS; encoded by the coding sequence ATGTTAATCACCACTTCCCGAAAACCATCTCAAAGGACCAGAACGTTCTGCCGCGGGTTGGAACGGGCATTAAAAGCTCGTTGTGTAAACCGTGGGAAAATGAGCCTCCGGGATGTCTTTTTAAAGGCAAAAGAAATGGAAGCGGACAGGGTTGTTGTGGTATCTGAAAGAGATGGAAACCCCAACCTTATGGATTTTTATCATAATGGTGAATTCTTCATCAGTCTAGTAATCACTGTTGACTTTTCCCTTCCCAATGGAAGGATGAAGAAAGATAACCTCCATATCAGGTGTGAAGTGGATGAATTGAGAGATATATTCCCTGAAATCTTTGCAATTCCCCTTGAAGAACCTCAGGAATATTCTGATGAAAATCTCATACTCATCCGGACCAGTAAATCCAGACCATTAATCGAATTTTTTGATGGAAAGGGCCTGGCCACTGGACCACGCATTTACCTTCAGGGATGGAAAATGGTAGGTGATGAGGATAAAAGCTCTTAA
- a CDS encoding ribosomal protein L37a (PFAM: Ribosomal L37ae protein family~TIGRFAM: ribosomal protein L37a), translated as MARTKKVGVTGRFGARYGRKAKRTVKAIEDNMKKNHVCPKCDREGVKRTAAGIWKCRKCGAVFTGGAFMPHTPMGKTATRNIKRIVGGL; from the coding sequence ATGGCAAGAACTAAGAAAGTAGGTGTAACAGGCAGATTCGGTGCCCGATATGGTAGGAAAGCAAAAAGAACCGTGAAGGCCATCGAAGATAATATGAAAAAGAATCACGTCTGCCCTAAATGTGATCGAGAAGGAGTTAAAAGGACTGCGGCAGGAATATGGAAGTGCCGTAAATGTGGTGCAGTATTTACTGGCGGAGCATTCATGCCCCACACCCCAATGGGTAAAACCGCAACCAGGAACATTAAGAGGATTGTTGGAGGTTTATAA
- a CDS encoding RNase PH-related exoribonuclease (PFAM: 3' exoribonuclease family, domain 1; 3' exoribonuclease family, domain 2) — translation MVQSIVPEIIKESVANLIKNGERADGRALDQYREISLETGVIKKAEGSARVKIGKTQIVVGAKPQIGEPFPDTPNVGVLITNSELLPMAAPNFEAGPPNETSVELSRVTDRCIREGKTVDLEKLVIIPGKKVWMIFLDLHIVDYDGNLMDAAVLGSLAALMNTKIPSTTIEGDEVVIDYGTMVPIPIKEQPLMCTMAKIGGELVADPSLEEDDVLDARISIGMRVDGSICAMQKGGSVPLTREEILKAVEMAQKKTKELRENIPKA, via the coding sequence ATGGTGCAGAGCATAGTACCAGAGATCATAAAGGAAAGTGTTGCCAACCTCATCAAAAATGGGGAAAGAGCAGATGGAAGAGCCCTGGACCAGTACCGTGAAATAAGTCTGGAAACCGGCGTAATTAAAAAAGCAGAAGGTTCTGCCCGGGTGAAAATAGGAAAAACCCAGATAGTAGTGGGTGCCAAACCCCAGATCGGCGAACCATTCCCTGACACACCCAATGTAGGTGTTCTAATTACCAACTCAGAACTCCTGCCAATGGCAGCCCCTAACTTCGAAGCAGGACCACCTAATGAAACATCAGTGGAACTTTCCCGTGTAACTGACCGTTGTATACGAGAAGGGAAAACTGTGGACCTGGAAAAACTGGTCATCATACCTGGAAAGAAGGTATGGATGATATTCCTGGATTTACACATTGTAGATTACGATGGTAACCTCATGGATGCTGCTGTTCTGGGCAGTTTAGCCGCCCTCATGAACACCAAAATACCAAGCACCACCATTGAAGGTGACGAGGTTGTAATTGACTATGGAACAATGGTTCCCATCCCAATTAAGGAACAACCCCTCATGTGCACCATGGCCAAGATAGGTGGAGAACTGGTGGCAGATCCTTCCCTGGAGGAAGATGATGTGCTGGACGCCAGAATATCCATTGGTATGCGAGTAGATGGAAGCATATGTGCCATGCAAAAAGGAGGATCAGTTCCCCTCACACGTGAAGAAATCTTGAAAGCTGTTGAAATGGCTCAAAAGAAGACTAAAGAACTTCGTGAGAACATTCCCAAGGCATAA
- a CDS encoding archaeal exosome-like complex exonuclease 1 (PFAM: 3' exoribonuclease family, domain 1; 3' exoribonuclease family, domain 2~TIGRFAM: archaeal exosome-like complex exonuclease 1) translates to MIIILTSKSIGEGSKGSLITSATKKRPDGRAFDELRPLKIEAGVLERADGSSYVEIGDNKVLAAVYGPRELHVRRLLKPNMAILRCRYNMAPFSVDDRKRPGPDRRSVEISKITTEALNPAVFLEKFPRSTIDIFIEVLQAEGGTRCAGITAASVALADAGIPMRDMVSACAAGKADGQVIMDLSEGEDKEGEADLPIAMMPRTGDITLLQMDGHLTSDEFEKALDLAVKGCKIISEEQKNAIKNRYGD, encoded by the coding sequence GTGATTATTATTCTAACCAGCAAATCAATTGGAGAAGGTAGTAAAGGAAGTTTAATAACTTCTGCCACTAAAAAAAGACCAGATGGAAGAGCTTTCGATGAACTGAGGCCCTTGAAAATAGAGGCAGGAGTCCTGGAAAGAGCTGATGGATCGTCTTATGTAGAAATCGGTGATAACAAGGTTCTAGCAGCTGTTTATGGTCCAAGAGAATTGCACGTACGCAGATTGTTAAAACCTAATATGGCAATCCTTCGCTGCAGATATAACATGGCACCATTCTCGGTGGATGACCGTAAAAGACCAGGACCAGATCGCAGATCAGTGGAAATATCCAAGATCACCACAGAAGCACTAAACCCTGCAGTTTTCCTGGAAAAATTCCCCAGATCAACCATTGATATTTTCATAGAAGTCCTGCAGGCAGAAGGAGGAACCCGATGTGCTGGTATAACCGCAGCATCAGTGGCCCTGGCCGATGCAGGCATACCCATGAGGGACATGGTATCAGCCTGTGCAGCTGGTAAAGCTGATGGGCAGGTTATCATGGACTTATCAGAAGGGGAAGATAAGGAAGGAGAAGCTGACTTACCCATTGCCATGATGCCACGCACAGGGGACATAACTTTGCTGCAGATGGACGGACACCTAACCTCAGATGAATTTGAAAAAGCACTGGATCTGGCTGTAAAAGGATGTAAAATCATCAGCGAAGAACAGAAAAATGCCATAAAGAACAGGTACGGTGATTAA
- a CDS encoding RNA-binding protein Rrp4 (PFAM: KH domain) produces the protein MLLVEDKQIVVPGEILAEGDYHSGRGTFTEEDKVCSSLVGLVAVRDKKISVIPLQSKYIPKRGDVVIGKVSDIRFSMWNLDINSPYSGILPAAEVFGKEKRDLNRAFNVGDVLFLRVVDVDEVKKVKLGLKGRGLGKFRGGILINITPTKVPRLIGKKGSMINMIKDQTRCEVVVGQNGVVWVKGKPEMERIVQKVVKTIEEEAHTSGLTDRIRDMLLELLGEKTEKPETEKPDTKDEEDEYEEKLIQ, from the coding sequence GTGTTATTAGTAGAAGATAAACAGATAGTAGTTCCGGGTGAGATCTTAGCAGAAGGGGACTATCACTCAGGAAGAGGAACTTTCACAGAAGAAGACAAGGTATGCTCTTCCCTGGTCGGCCTGGTTGCTGTAAGGGATAAAAAAATTAGTGTCATACCATTACAGAGCAAATACATCCCTAAACGAGGAGATGTAGTTATTGGTAAAGTATCTGACATCCGCTTCTCCATGTGGAACCTGGACATAAACTCACCTTACTCCGGGATATTACCCGCAGCAGAAGTTTTCGGTAAGGAAAAAAGAGACTTAAATCGGGCTTTCAATGTGGGAGATGTGCTTTTCCTACGCGTGGTGGATGTTGACGAAGTTAAAAAGGTAAAACTTGGTCTAAAAGGTAGAGGGCTTGGTAAATTCCGTGGAGGAATCCTCATAAACATAACCCCCACCAAGGTGCCCCGACTCATAGGTAAGAAAGGATCCATGATCAACATGATCAAAGACCAGACCCGCTGTGAAGTAGTGGTAGGTCAAAACGGAGTGGTCTGGGTAAAAGGAAAACCAGAGATGGAAAGAATAGTGCAAAAGGTTGTTAAAACCATCGAAGAAGAAGCACACACATCTGGCCTCACCGACAGAATAAGGGACATGTTACTGGAACTTCTTGGTGAAAAAACCGAAAAACCAGAAACCGAAAAACCAGATACGAAAGATGAAGAAGATGAATATGAAGAAAAATTGATTCAGTAA
- a CDS encoding rRNA metabolism protein, SBDS family (PFAM: Shwachman-Bodian-Diamond syndrome (SBDS) protein; SBDS protein C-terminal domain~TIGRFAM: rRNA metabolism protein, SBDS family) yields the protein MITLEDAVIARLEYYGERFEILVDPDLASDFKKGEDIKIEEILAVEEVFKDAKKGDKASEEAMNKAFDTTDPLEAAALIIRKGQVQLTAQQRRDMQEDKRKMVVAKIAREAINPQTKLPHPARRIEIAMEEAKVRVDPFKSVDEQVNITLKAIRKLIPIRIEKVRVAIRIPGEDTGKVYGVIPAYGKTMKEEWQKDGSWVAVVEIPGGMQESFYQKLSEITHGQVETKLL from the coding sequence ATGATCACCCTGGAAGATGCAGTTATAGCCCGCCTGGAATACTACGGGGAAAGATTCGAGATCCTGGTGGATCCAGATCTAGCATCTGATTTTAAAAAGGGAGAAGATATCAAAATTGAAGAGATATTGGCTGTTGAAGAGGTTTTCAAGGATGCTAAAAAGGGGGATAAAGCATCAGAAGAGGCGATGAATAAAGCCTTTGACACCACTGATCCCCTGGAAGCTGCTGCCCTTATTATACGTAAGGGACAGGTTCAACTCACTGCCCAACAACGGAGGGATATGCAGGAGGATAAAAGGAAAATGGTCGTGGCTAAAATTGCCCGCGAAGCCATAAATCCTCAGACAAAGCTCCCCCACCCTGCTAGAAGGATTGAAATAGCCATGGAAGAGGCTAAAGTCAGGGTGGATCCCTTTAAGAGTGTGGATGAACAGGTGAACATCACGCTAAAGGCCATCCGTAAGTTAATACCCATAAGAATTGAAAAAGTGAGGGTGGCCATCCGCATACCTGGAGAAGACACCGGAAAGGTTTACGGAGTCATACCCGCATATGGAAAAACCATGAAAGAAGAATGGCAAAAGGATGGGTCATGGGTTGCTGTAGTGGAGATCCCGGGTGGTATGCAGGAAAGTTTCTATCAGAAACTCTCAGAGATTACCCATGGACAGGTGGAAACCAAACTCTTATAA
- a CDS encoding proteasome endopeptidase complex, archaeal, alpha subunit (PFAM: Proteasome subunit A N-terminal signature; Proteasome subunit~TIGRFAM: proteasome endopeptidase complex, archaeal, alpha subunit) has protein sequence MQPFPAAGYDKGISIFSPDGRLFQVEYAREAVKRGTTSLGVKSAEGIVLVVDKRPSSKLVEPTSIEKIFQIDEHIGAATSGLVADARKLIEQARMESQVNKITFNEPIPVEMLAKKICDLKQMYTQHGGVRPFGSALIIGGVNDNGCRLFETDPSGALIEYKATAIGAGRAMAMEVFEKGYSEDLKINEAMELALDAIYEATEGKTTKESVEIAIIEEANHRYRKLSEDEIEEHVEELLIRKSKEDEEEEE, from the coding sequence ATGCAACCGTTCCCAGCAGCAGGATATGATAAAGGTATATCTATTTTCAGCCCAGATGGAAGGCTATTTCAGGTTGAATACGCAAGAGAAGCTGTAAAAAGAGGTACAACTTCATTAGGAGTGAAATCAGCAGAGGGGATTGTGCTGGTGGTGGATAAAAGACCCAGCAGCAAACTGGTGGAACCCACATCCATTGAAAAGATATTCCAGATTGACGAACACATAGGAGCCGCCACCTCTGGTCTGGTGGCTGACGCCCGTAAACTCATTGAACAGGCCAGAATGGAATCTCAAGTCAACAAGATCACCTTCAACGAACCCATACCAGTAGAAATGCTGGCCAAGAAGATCTGTGACCTGAAACAGATGTACACCCAGCACGGTGGAGTCAGACCATTCGGTTCAGCACTGATCATTGGAGGAGTCAATGACAACGGCTGTCGATTGTTCGAAACCGACCCCAGTGGTGCCTTAATTGAATACAAGGCTACTGCAATTGGAGCTGGAAGAGCTATGGCCATGGAAGTCTTTGAAAAAGGCTACAGTGAAGATCTGAAAATCAATGAAGCCATGGAACTGGCATTAGATGCAATCTACGAGGCTACTGAAGGTAAAACCACCAAAGAAAGCGTAGAAATTGCTATCATAGAAGAAGCCAATCATAGATATCGCAAACTCTCAGAAGATGAAATAGAAGAACATGTAGAAGAACTCCTCATCCGTAAATCCAAGGAGGATGAGGAAGAAGAGGAATAA
- a CDS encoding RNase P/RNase MRP subunit POP5 (PFAM: Rpp14/Pop5 family), translating to MKLKILPTHLRDKKRYLAFEAFSEIPLQRDDVISLVTESSGNLYGACGTSQLGLWVVKVWNYPNEKNYPATLKSYATGKNMVKGIIRCNRDEVDRARAVIPTITKFRGKKVVFQTLGISGTIKAATTNFIKLKAADE from the coding sequence ATGAAGCTTAAAATACTACCCACTCACCTTCGTGATAAGAAAAGATACCTGGCATTTGAGGCTTTTTCAGAAATCCCTCTCCAGCGGGATGACGTAATATCCCTGGTTACCGAGTCATCTGGAAACCTTTACGGAGCATGTGGAACCAGCCAACTGGGATTATGGGTGGTGAAAGTGTGGAACTATCCTAATGAAAAGAATTATCCTGCTACTTTAAAAAGTTATGCAACTGGAAAAAACATGGTGAAGGGAATCATCCGATGTAACCGGGATGAAGTAGACCGGGCCCGTGCTGTCATCCCTACCATTACTAAATTTCGCGGGAAAAAAGTGGTTTTCCAAACTTTGGGAATTTCCGGAACCATCAAAGCAGCAACAACAAACTTTATTAAATTGAAGGCAGCAGATGAGTAA
- a CDS encoding RNase P/RNase MRP subunit p30 (PFAM: RNase P subunit p30), whose protein sequence is MAIDAGKVGYHGVGLIVYSRDCINQPETLKNLRKSISNLNEDGDKHLSIQIGVEIEAKNQEDLKKQVQKFRKKADIILVHGGDLKINRAATEDPRVDILCHPYRNRFDSGINHVLAVKAAENRVAVEINLKYFLLTRPNQQYRVLSQFRQIMKLHRKYQVPVIITSDTRSFYGLRNPLDVTALAACFGMTEDEAFDALSKTPQEIIQRNKMRDEVIVPGVRLIK, encoded by the coding sequence TTGGCCATAGATGCTGGAAAAGTGGGTTACCATGGGGTTGGTTTGATTGTCTACTCTCGAGATTGTATCAATCAGCCTGAAACCCTTAAAAACCTGCGTAAAAGCATTAGTAACCTAAATGAAGATGGAGATAAACACCTTTCTATCCAGATAGGTGTGGAAATAGAGGCTAAAAATCAGGAAGACCTTAAAAAACAGGTACAAAAATTTCGTAAAAAGGCAGACATCATCCTGGTCCATGGTGGTGATCTTAAGATAAACAGAGCCGCCACTGAAGATCCTCGTGTTGATATCTTATGCCATCCCTATCGCAACCGTTTTGATAGTGGTATTAACCATGTTTTAGCAGTTAAAGCTGCTGAAAACAGGGTTGCTGTAGAAATAAACCTGAAATATTTCCTTTTAACTCGTCCTAATCAACAATACCGTGTTTTAAGTCAGTTTCGTCAGATTATGAAGTTGCATCGTAAATACCAGGTCCCGGTTATTATCACCAGTGATACCAGATCATTTTATGGTTTGCGGAACCCCCTGGATGTTACAGCACTGGCTGCCTGTTTTGGAATGACTGAAGATGAGGCTTTTGATGCATTGTCAAAAACTCCACAGGAAATTATTCAAAGGAATAAAATGAGAGATGAGGTCATTGTTCCAGGGGTACGTTTAATCAAATAG
- a CDS encoding putative exosome subunit (PFAM: Protein of unknown function DUF54): MIHNLSYRAFVYGTENEEKVREALSTLLPTAQPLKEITEGYHKNQVIILQGKVTKKRDIKDFLEKLHSLKPSAKKRILRELEDKMDDRGNLFLRFDKQRAYLGDLKVVEHGDAIHLKLKIAAYPSRKEEALKVARQIFE; this comes from the coding sequence ATGATACATAACCTCTCCTACCGGGCCTTTGTTTACGGAACTGAAAACGAAGAGAAGGTGAGGGAGGCTTTATCTACCCTCCTCCCCACAGCCCAACCTCTTAAGGAAATCACCGAAGGTTACCATAAGAATCAGGTTATCATTCTCCAGGGAAAAGTCACCAAAAAAAGAGACATCAAAGACTTCCTGGAAAAATTACATTCCCTAAAACCATCTGCCAAAAAAAGGATTCTAAGGGAACTTGAAGATAAAATGGATGATAGAGGGAACCTTTTTCTTAGATTTGATAAACAACGTGCTTATCTGGGCGATCTGAAGGTTGTAGAGCACGGAGATGCTATACACCTGAAACTGAAAATAGCTGCCTACCCTTCCCGAAAAGAAGAGGCTTTAAAAGTGGCCCGGCAGATATTTGAATAA
- a CDS encoding ribosomal protein L15E (PFAM: Ribosomal L15): protein MDVAKAEQKEVYLMYSYIRDAWKNPDESYVKELMQQRAPQWRKESVITRVERPTRLDRARSLGYKAKKGYVVVRTRVRRGGRRKTRFTAGRKPKRQGVKKITPKKSIQRMAEERVARRYPNLQVLNSYWLWEDGKFKFFEVILVDPNHPVIKNDPKINWICDKHHRGRAFRGLTSEGKKNRGLRNKGKGAEKLR, encoded by the coding sequence ATGGATGTGGCGAAAGCTGAACAAAAAGAGGTGTATTTAATGTACAGTTATATAAGAGATGCCTGGAAAAATCCAGATGAGTCTTACGTAAAAGAATTAATGCAACAGAGAGCTCCCCAGTGGAGAAAAGAAAGTGTAATTACCCGTGTTGAGCGACCTACCAGACTTGACAGGGCAAGGTCCCTTGGATACAAAGCCAAAAAGGGATACGTAGTTGTCAGAACCCGTGTACGTCGTGGTGGACGTCGAAAAACCCGATTTACCGCTGGTAGAAAGCCCAAAAGGCAGGGTGTTAAAAAAATAACCCCTAAAAAATCCATCCAGCGTATGGCTGAAGAAAGGGTAGCCCGCAGGTACCCCAACCTACAGGTCCTAAACTCTTACTGGCTCTGGGAAGATGGGAAGTTCAAGTTTTTCGAAGTGATCCTGGTGGATCCTAACCATCCTGTAATCAAAAACGACCCTAAAATCAACTGGATCTGTGATAAACATCACCGTGGAAGAGCATTCCGTGGTCTGACCAGTGAAGGTAAGAAAAACAGGGGTCTCAGGAATAAAGGTAAAGGAGCGGAGAAATTAAGGTAA